A part of Microbacterium atlanticum genomic DNA contains:
- the araA gene encoding L-arabinose isomerase — MPRTPLSTSLDAYEIWFVTGSQTLYGEETLRQVAEQSQTVAAGLEGLPVNVVWKPVLKDSDSIRRLALDVNARDEVIGVVAWMHTFSPAKMWIAGLDALQKPLLHLHTQANVELPWADIDFDFMNLNQAAHGDREFGYIQTRLGVARKTVVGHVSNPAVRQQVEDWQRAAAGWAASRTLKLARFGDNMRYVAVTEGDKTEAELRFGVQVNTWGVNELVAAVEAAADADVDALVAEYLDAYDVAPELRPGGDRHQSLRDGAAIELGLRSFLEEGGFGAFTTSFEDLGALKQLPGLAVQRLMAEGYGFGAEGDWKTAILVRVANVMGAGLPGGASLMEDYTYDLVAGDEKILGAHMLEVSPSLTTAKPRLEVHPLGIGGKDDPVRLVFTADPGPALVVAMSDMRDRFRLVANVVENVDAPDLPQLPVGRAVWKPAPDFATSAACWLTAGAAHHTVMTTAVGIEVFRDFADIAGTELVVIDEDTTLRGFQRELRWNQAYYRLAQGL; from the coding sequence ATGCCCCGCACACCCCTGTCCACGTCCCTCGACGCCTACGAGATCTGGTTCGTCACGGGCAGCCAGACGCTCTACGGCGAGGAGACCCTCCGCCAGGTCGCTGAGCAGTCGCAGACCGTCGCGGCCGGGCTGGAAGGCCTTCCCGTCAACGTCGTGTGGAAGCCGGTCCTGAAGGACTCCGACTCGATCCGGCGCCTCGCCCTGGACGTCAACGCCCGCGACGAGGTCATCGGCGTCGTGGCATGGATGCACACGTTCAGCCCCGCGAAGATGTGGATCGCCGGCCTCGACGCCCTGCAGAAGCCGCTCCTGCACCTGCACACGCAGGCCAACGTCGAGCTGCCGTGGGCCGACATCGACTTCGACTTCATGAATCTCAACCAGGCCGCGCACGGCGACCGCGAGTTCGGGTACATCCAGACGCGGCTGGGCGTGGCCCGCAAGACCGTCGTCGGCCACGTGTCCAACCCGGCGGTGCGGCAGCAGGTCGAGGACTGGCAGCGGGCCGCGGCCGGGTGGGCCGCCTCGCGCACGCTCAAGCTCGCGCGCTTCGGCGACAACATGCGCTACGTCGCCGTCACCGAGGGCGACAAGACCGAGGCCGAGCTGCGCTTCGGCGTGCAGGTCAACACGTGGGGCGTGAACGAGCTCGTCGCTGCGGTCGAGGCTGCAGCCGACGCCGACGTCGACGCACTGGTCGCCGAGTACCTCGACGCCTACGACGTCGCGCCCGAGCTGCGGCCGGGCGGCGACCGCCACCAGTCGCTGCGCGACGGCGCGGCGATCGAGCTCGGGCTGCGCTCGTTCCTGGAGGAGGGCGGCTTCGGCGCCTTCACGACGTCGTTCGAGGATCTCGGCGCGCTGAAGCAGCTCCCCGGCCTCGCGGTGCAGCGCCTGATGGCCGAGGGCTACGGCTTCGGCGCCGAGGGCGACTGGAAGACGGCGATCCTGGTGCGCGTCGCCAACGTCATGGGCGCCGGCCTTCCCGGCGGTGCGAGCCTCATGGAGGACTACACCTACGACCTCGTGGCGGGCGACGAGAAGATCCTCGGCGCGCACATGCTCGAGGTCTCGCCCTCGCTCACGACCGCCAAGCCGCGCCTCGAGGTGCACCCGCTCGGCATCGGCGGCAAGGATGACCCGGTGCGCCTGGTGTTCACCGCCGACCCCGGGCCGGCGCTCGTCGTCGCGATGAGCGACATGCGCGACCGCTTCCGCCTCGTCGCCAATGTGGTCGAGAACGTCGACGCCCCCGACCTCCCGCAGCTTCCTGTCGGCCGGGCGGTGTGGAAGCCGGCGCCGGACTTCGCGACGAGCGCGGCGTGCTGGCTCACCGCCGGCGCGGCGCACCACACCGTCATGACGACAGCCGTGGGCATCGAGGTGTTCCGCGACTTCGCCGACATCGCGGGCACTGAGCTCGTCGTGATCGACGAAGACACGACGCTCCGCGGGTTCCAGCGCGAGCTCCGCTGGAACCAGGCCTACTACCGGCTCGCGCAGGGGCTCTGA
- a CDS encoding xylulokinase — protein sequence MTAAAADAIRAGRTALGIELGSTRIKACLVDADDPATVLAVGSHAWENRYESGVWTYSLDDVWSGLQAAYADLVADVERRYDVVAETFGAIGVSAMMHGYLAFDAEGELLVPFRTWRNTSTGVAAAELTEAFGVNIPLRWSIAHLHQAVVDGEDHVPAVRFATTLAGYVHWKLTGQKVLGVGDASGMFPIGAGTAGYDADLLARYDALAAGRLPVDSVAELLPEVLVAGEAAGELTTEGAALLDPSGTLRPGIPFCPPEGDAGTGMVATNAVAPRTGNVSAGTSIFAMVVLERPLERVHHELDLVTTPAGDAVAMVHCNNGASELAAWAGMFAQFAEAAGHALPDDLVYETLFAQALAGEPDAGGLLAYNHLAGEPIAGLTEGRPLFVRTPDSRLTLANTMRAHLYGVFGTLALGMRVLDEEGVRLDRLFAHGGMFRTAGVAQRFLAGALGAPVSVGDTASEGGAWGIAVLAAYARAVAGTDDLDTGAKRPLHPAASAEASARSLASYLGERVFAGAAISTADPDPADVAGFASYLDRYRAGLAVEAAAVSAL from the coding sequence ATGACGGCGGCCGCCGCCGACGCGATCCGCGCGGGCCGCACCGCGCTCGGGATCGAGCTCGGCTCGACCCGCATCAAAGCCTGCCTCGTCGACGCGGACGACCCGGCCACGGTGCTCGCCGTCGGCTCGCACGCGTGGGAGAACCGCTACGAGTCGGGGGTGTGGACCTACTCGCTCGACGACGTGTGGTCGGGTCTTCAGGCCGCGTACGCCGACCTCGTCGCCGACGTGGAGCGGCGGTACGACGTCGTGGCCGAGACCTTCGGGGCGATCGGCGTCTCGGCGATGATGCACGGCTACCTGGCGTTCGACGCGGAGGGGGAGCTGCTCGTGCCGTTCCGCACGTGGCGCAACACCAGCACGGGCGTGGCCGCCGCGGAGCTCACCGAGGCCTTCGGGGTGAACATCCCGCTGCGCTGGTCCATCGCGCATCTGCACCAGGCCGTCGTCGACGGCGAGGACCACGTCCCCGCTGTCCGCTTCGCCACCACGCTCGCCGGCTACGTGCACTGGAAGCTGACGGGCCAGAAGGTGCTCGGCGTCGGCGACGCGTCCGGCATGTTCCCGATCGGCGCCGGGACCGCCGGCTACGACGCCGACCTGCTCGCGCGCTACGACGCTCTCGCCGCCGGCCGGCTCCCGGTGGACAGCGTCGCCGAGCTGCTGCCTGAGGTGCTCGTCGCGGGCGAGGCGGCGGGGGAGCTGACCACGGAGGGCGCGGCGCTGCTCGATCCGTCGGGCACCCTGCGCCCCGGCATCCCGTTCTGCCCGCCGGAAGGCGACGCCGGCACGGGCATGGTCGCCACCAACGCGGTGGCGCCCCGCACCGGCAACGTCAGCGCCGGCACGAGCATCTTCGCGATGGTCGTGCTCGAGCGCCCGCTCGAGCGGGTGCATCACGAGCTGGACCTCGTCACGACCCCCGCGGGCGACGCGGTGGCGATGGTGCACTGCAACAACGGCGCCAGTGAGCTCGCCGCCTGGGCCGGGATGTTCGCGCAGTTCGCCGAGGCGGCCGGACACGCGCTCCCCGACGATCTCGTCTACGAGACGCTCTTCGCGCAGGCCCTGGCCGGGGAGCCCGACGCGGGCGGGCTGCTCGCGTACAACCATCTCGCCGGTGAGCCGATCGCCGGCCTCACCGAGGGCCGGCCGCTCTTCGTGCGCACTCCCGACAGCCGCCTGACGCTCGCGAACACGATGCGCGCGCACCTGTACGGGGTGTTCGGCACCCTCGCACTGGGCATGCGGGTGCTCGACGAGGAGGGCGTCCGACTCGATCGGCTGTTCGCGCACGGCGGCATGTTCCGGACCGCCGGTGTCGCGCAGCGCTTCCTCGCGGGAGCGCTCGGCGCCCCCGTCTCGGTCGGCGACACCGCCTCCGAGGGCGGGGCATGGGGGATCGCCGTGCTCGCCGCGTACGCGCGGGCAGTGGCGGGGACGGATGATCTCGATACGGGCGCAAAGCGCCCACTCCATCCGGCGGCCTCGGCGGAGGCATCCGCTCGCTCGCTGGCTTCCTACCTCGGCGAGCGCGTCTTCGCGGGCGCCGCCATCTCGACCGCCGATCCGGACCCCGCCGACGTCGCCGGCTTCGCCTCCTACCTCGACCGCTATCGCGCCGGCCTCGCCGTGGAAGCCGCGGCCGTCTCCGCCCTCTGA
- a CDS encoding L-ribulose-5-phosphate 4-epimerase, whose translation MTSPDSPATATRYSPEVEAAIAAVRADVARLHGELVRYGLVVWTGGNVSGRVPGADLFVIKPSGVSYDDLAPDNMILCDLDGNVVPGTPGSERSPSSDTAAHAYVYRHMPEVGGVVHTHSTFAVAWAARGEEIPCVITAMADEFGGPIPVGPFAIIGDDSIGRGIVETLTGHRSRAVLMQNHGPFTIGVSAKDAVKAAVMVEDVARTVHYAREAGPVIPIPQDAIDRLYDRYQNVYGQSSDERRDEDERRGEEARR comes from the coding sequence GTGACCAGCCCTGACTCCCCGGCGACGGCGACGCGATACAGCCCGGAGGTCGAGGCCGCCATCGCGGCCGTCCGCGCCGACGTGGCGAGGCTCCACGGCGAGCTCGTCCGCTACGGCCTCGTGGTCTGGACCGGCGGGAACGTCTCGGGCCGCGTCCCCGGCGCCGATCTCTTCGTCATCAAGCCCTCCGGCGTCTCGTATGACGACCTGGCGCCCGACAACATGATCCTGTGCGACCTTGACGGCAACGTCGTGCCCGGCACTCCCGGCAGCGAGCGCAGCCCGTCCAGCGACACCGCCGCGCACGCCTATGTCTACCGCCACATGCCCGAGGTCGGGGGAGTGGTGCACACCCACTCGACGTTCGCGGTGGCGTGGGCAGCCCGCGGCGAGGAGATCCCGTGCGTCATCACGGCGATGGCGGACGAGTTCGGCGGTCCCATCCCGGTCGGGCCCTTCGCGATCATCGGCGACGACTCGATCGGACGCGGCATCGTCGAGACGCTCACCGGCCACCGCTCACGCGCCGTGCTGATGCAGAACCACGGTCCCTTCACCATCGGGGTCTCGGCGAAGGACGCGGTCAAGGCCGCGGTCATGGTCGAGGACGTCGCCCGCACCGTGCACTACGCGCGGGAGGCCGGCCCGGTGATCCCGATCCCGCAGGACGCGATCGACCGCCTCTACGACCGCTACCAGAACGTCTACGGACAGAGCTCCGACGAGCGCCGTGACGAGGACGAGCGCCGCGGCGAGGAGGCCCGGCGATGA
- a CDS encoding LacI family DNA-binding transcriptional regulator, which translates to MSEPRREVPTSRVGVRDVARAAGVSTQTVSRVLNQQPNIRPETRDRVEQAIAALGYRVNNAARALGTRTTRTLGVIASDATLYGPAVGIAALEAAARGSGRWIATAYADASDEASVRDAADRLLGQGVDGLIVLAPHAATLPALVDAHAGIAVAALHSGSGAAAQEAGAELAVSHLVTLGHRRIARFAGPEDWLEARSREAGALRALAAAGVEPGPRWTGDWTAAAGDALAGDVAAAVRSADGPTAVAVANDQMALGLIAGMRRAGLEVPGDVSVAGFDDNPDAAYYRPALTTVGIDLTGEARRVVAEVLGESPPRVAPPRLVVRASTAPPR; encoded by the coding sequence ATGAGCGAGCCGCGACGGGAAGTGCCCACCTCCCGGGTGGGCGTGCGCGACGTCGCCCGGGCGGCCGGGGTCTCGACGCAGACCGTCTCGCGCGTCCTCAATCAGCAGCCGAACATCCGACCCGAGACCCGGGACCGCGTCGAGCAGGCCATCGCCGCGCTCGGGTACCGCGTCAACAACGCCGCGCGGGCGCTCGGCACGCGCACCACCCGCACCCTGGGCGTCATCGCCTCCGACGCGACCCTGTACGGCCCGGCGGTCGGCATCGCGGCGCTGGAGGCGGCGGCACGCGGCTCGGGCCGCTGGATCGCGACGGCCTACGCGGATGCCTCGGACGAGGCATCCGTCCGCGACGCGGCCGACCGGCTCCTCGGCCAGGGCGTCGACGGCCTCATCGTGCTCGCCCCGCACGCCGCGACGCTTCCCGCCCTGGTGGACGCGCACGCCGGGATCGCCGTGGCGGCGCTGCACTCCGGCTCGGGCGCGGCGGCGCAGGAGGCGGGCGCCGAGCTCGCCGTGTCGCACCTGGTGACGCTCGGCCACCGCCGGATCGCGCGGTTCGCCGGACCCGAGGACTGGCTCGAGGCCCGCTCGCGCGAAGCCGGCGCCCTGCGCGCGCTCGCCGCGGCGGGCGTCGAGCCCGGGCCGCGGTGGACCGGCGATTGGACCGCCGCTGCAGGCGACGCGCTGGCGGGCGACGTTGCGGCGGCGGTGCGGTCGGCCGACGGTCCGACCGCCGTCGCGGTCGCCAATGACCAGATGGCACTCGGGCTCATCGCCGGCATGCGGCGCGCAGGCCTGGAGGTGCCCGGCGACGTGAGCGTCGCGGGATTCGACGACAACCCGGATGCCGCCTACTACCGTCCCGCGCTCACGACGGTCGGGATCGACCTGACCGGCGAGGCTCGCCGCGTCGTCGCCGAGGTGCTGGGGGAGTCTCCGCCTCGCGTCGCCCCGCCGCGCCTCGTCGTGCGGGCGTCCACAGCGCCGCCTCGGTGA
- a CDS encoding ABC transporter substrate-binding protein encodes MSKKKLLAGFALLGALALAATGCASGDADAGDSGDASGGDEVITVGFAQTGSESGWRSANTESMKDAFSAENGFELIFNAADNDTAAQIAAVRDFMNQGVDAIVIAPIVEDGWDDVLQEAADAGIPVILEDRTVSAPDDLYASWVGLDFKKEGVMAGEWAAETFGDTPTKMVVLEGTTGSAPANDRAAGFDEAVEGTAIEKIDSQTGDFTRDGGKTVMEGFLQKYGVDGIDLVYAHNDDMALGAIEAIEAAGAEPGVDIQIVSIDAVKDGMQALVDGKINFIVECNPLLGELAAALVKDVLAGEEVEKEVYVEDQTFTQEQAAEVIDSRPY; translated from the coding sequence ATGAGCAAGAAGAAGCTTCTCGCCGGGTTCGCGCTCCTGGGGGCACTGGCCCTCGCGGCGACCGGCTGCGCCAGCGGAGACGCCGACGCCGGCGACAGCGGCGACGCGAGCGGCGGTGACGAGGTCATCACCGTCGGGTTCGCCCAGACCGGCTCCGAGTCGGGGTGGCGGTCTGCCAACACCGAGTCGATGAAGGACGCGTTCTCGGCCGAGAACGGGTTCGAGCTGATCTTCAACGCGGCCGACAACGACACCGCCGCCCAGATCGCGGCCGTCCGCGACTTCATGAACCAGGGCGTCGACGCGATCGTCATCGCCCCGATCGTGGAGGACGGCTGGGACGACGTGCTGCAGGAGGCGGCGGATGCCGGCATCCCGGTGATCCTCGAGGACCGCACCGTCTCGGCGCCCGACGACCTCTACGCGAGCTGGGTGGGCCTGGACTTCAAGAAGGAAGGCGTCATGGCCGGCGAGTGGGCGGCCGAGACCTTCGGCGACACCCCCACGAAGATGGTCGTGCTCGAAGGCACGACGGGCTCCGCTCCCGCGAACGACCGCGCTGCCGGCTTCGACGAGGCCGTGGAAGGCACGGCGATCGAGAAGATCGACTCGCAGACCGGCGACTTCACCCGTGACGGCGGCAAGACCGTCATGGAGGGCTTCCTCCAGAAGTACGGCGTCGACGGCATCGACCTGGTCTACGCGCACAACGACGACATGGCGCTCGGTGCGATCGAGGCCATCGAGGCGGCCGGTGCCGAGCCGGGCGTCGACATCCAGATCGTCTCGATCGACGCCGTCAAGGACGGCATGCAGGCCCTGGTCGACGGGAAGATCAACTTCATCGTCGAGTGCAACCCGCTGCTCGGTGAGCTGGCGGCGGCCCTGGTGAAGGACGTGCTGGCCGGCGAAGAGGTCGAGAAGGAGGTCTACGTCGAGGACCAGACCTTCACGCAGGAGCAGGCCGCCGAGGTCATCGACAGCCGTCCCTACTGA
- a CDS encoding sugar ABC transporter ATP-binding protein — protein sequence MSADTAVPPVVEMTGITIRFPGVLALDGVDFSLRPGEVHSLMGENGAGKSTLIKALTGVYPVDAGEIVVGGRPRRFASTADAQDAGISTVYQEVNLCANLSVGENVMLGHEPRTATGIDWKAAHRRAADQLESLGLNVDTRSALSSHSIAIQQLIAIARAMVLDAKVLILDEPTSSLDRGEVEQLFRVVRELRAKGVAILFVSHFLDQIYEISDRITVLRNGRLVGEYAIDELPRGELVSKMIGRELDELAALATVADRAIDRSATPVLRASGVGRRGSLEPVDVEVYEGEVVGVAGLLGSGRTELVRLLYGADRAESGRIEVNGRPTRHPTPRHAIENRIAFSSENRRAEGIIADLTVAENIVLGIQARRGAMRRIPKSEADAVVAEYIAALGVRPADPDMPAGNLSGGNQQKVLLARWLATAPELIVLDEPTRGIDVGAKADIQRKVAELSGQGLSVIFISSELEEVLRIAQRIVVMRDRRKIGELDSSEVDLDGLIEYIAHETEESAA from the coding sequence ATGTCCGCGGACACCGCAGTCCCGCCGGTCGTCGAGATGACCGGGATCACCATCCGCTTCCCCGGTGTGCTCGCACTGGACGGCGTCGACTTCTCGCTGCGCCCCGGCGAAGTCCACTCGCTCATGGGCGAGAACGGCGCCGGCAAGTCCACCCTCATCAAAGCCCTCACCGGCGTGTATCCGGTGGATGCGGGCGAGATCGTCGTCGGCGGTCGCCCGCGGCGATTCGCCAGCACGGCCGACGCGCAGGACGCCGGCATCTCGACCGTCTATCAGGAGGTCAACCTCTGCGCGAACCTGTCGGTGGGTGAGAACGTGATGCTCGGCCACGAGCCCCGCACCGCGACCGGCATCGACTGGAAGGCCGCGCATCGACGGGCCGCCGACCAGCTGGAGAGCCTGGGGCTGAACGTCGACACCCGCTCCGCGCTGTCGAGCCACTCCATCGCCATCCAGCAGCTCATCGCGATCGCTCGCGCCATGGTGCTCGACGCGAAGGTGCTGATCCTCGACGAGCCGACGTCGAGCCTCGACCGCGGCGAGGTCGAGCAGCTGTTCCGCGTCGTGCGCGAGCTGCGCGCGAAGGGCGTCGCGATCCTCTTCGTGAGCCACTTCCTCGACCAGATCTACGAGATCTCCGACCGCATCACGGTGCTGCGCAACGGGCGCCTCGTCGGCGAGTACGCGATCGACGAACTGCCCCGCGGCGAGCTCGTCAGCAAGATGATCGGCCGTGAGCTCGACGAGCTCGCGGCGCTGGCCACCGTCGCCGACCGGGCCATCGACCGCTCGGCGACGCCCGTGCTGCGGGCGAGCGGCGTGGGCAGGCGAGGCTCGCTCGAGCCGGTGGACGTCGAGGTGTACGAGGGCGAGGTCGTCGGCGTCGCGGGGCTGCTCGGGTCCGGGCGGACCGAGCTGGTGCGCCTGCTGTACGGCGCCGACCGGGCCGAGAGCGGCCGGATCGAGGTCAACGGCCGCCCCACGAGGCATCCGACGCCCCGTCACGCCATCGAGAACCGCATCGCGTTCTCATCCGAGAACCGGCGGGCCGAGGGCATCATCGCCGACCTGACGGTCGCCGAGAACATCGTGCTGGGCATCCAGGCGCGTCGCGGCGCCATGCGCAGGATTCCCAAGAGCGAGGCGGATGCCGTCGTCGCGGAGTACATCGCCGCCCTCGGGGTGCGCCCGGCCGACCCCGACATGCCGGCGGGCAACCTCTCCGGCGGCAACCAGCAGAAGGTGCTGCTGGCGCGGTGGCTGGCCACGGCGCCGGAGCTGATCGTCCTGGACGAGCCCACGCGCGGGATCGACGTCGGCGCCAAGGCCGACATCCAGCGCAAGGTCGCCGAGCTGAGCGGCCAGGGGCTGTCCGTGATCTTCATCTCCTCCGAGCTCGAGGAGGTGCTGCGCATCGCGCAGCGCATCGTCGTGATGCGCGACCGCCGCAAGATCGGCGAGCTCGACAGCAGCGAGGTCGATCTCGACGGACTCATCGAGTACATCGCCCACGAGACCGAGGAGAGCGCGGCATGA
- a CDS encoding ABC transporter permease, whose translation MRAIMKHRLFWPAAALVILIAVNAIARPQFILVTLRDGELYGALIDILRNSAPLMLVALGMTIVIATRGIDLSVGAIMAVSGAVALTIIDASPDPGNLATVLVALVVALAVALVLGVWNGFLVAVVGIQPIIATLVLMLAGRGVALLITEGFITTVNSEPYEFIATGYLLAVPFAFLIWVAAVVVIGLMERRTALGVLTEAVGINPEASRLAGVRARGIVFSAYVVSGLLAGIAGIIYSSNIRAADANAAGLFIELYAILAVVLGGTSLMGGKFTIAGTVIGVLTIQTLEATILFLGVPSAQSPVFFAIVVIVVVLVQSPRLHRWARGALRAARARSRSTAGDRTGVAS comes from the coding sequence ATGAGAGCGATCATGAAGCACCGGCTGTTCTGGCCGGCCGCCGCACTGGTGATCCTGATCGCAGTCAACGCGATCGCCCGGCCCCAGTTCATCCTCGTGACGCTGCGGGACGGCGAGCTCTACGGCGCGCTCATCGACATCCTGCGCAACAGCGCGCCGCTGATGCTCGTGGCCCTCGGCATGACGATCGTGATCGCGACCCGCGGCATCGATCTCTCGGTCGGCGCCATCATGGCGGTCTCGGGCGCCGTCGCCCTCACGATCATCGATGCCTCCCCCGACCCCGGCAATCTCGCCACGGTCCTCGTCGCGCTCGTCGTGGCCCTCGCGGTGGCGCTGGTGCTGGGCGTGTGGAACGGGTTCCTCGTGGCGGTCGTCGGCATCCAGCCGATCATCGCCACCCTGGTGCTGATGCTGGCGGGACGCGGCGTCGCCCTCCTCATCACCGAGGGGTTCATCACGACCGTCAACAGCGAGCCGTACGAGTTCATCGCGACCGGCTACCTGCTCGCCGTTCCCTTCGCGTTCCTCATCTGGGTCGCGGCTGTGGTCGTGATCGGCCTGATGGAGCGGCGCACGGCGCTCGGCGTCCTCACCGAGGCGGTGGGCATCAACCCGGAGGCGAGCCGGCTGGCCGGCGTCCGCGCCCGCGGCATCGTGTTCAGCGCGTACGTCGTCAGCGGCCTCCTCGCCGGCATCGCCGGGATCATCTACAGCTCCAACATCCGCGCGGCGGACGCCAATGCGGCCGGCCTCTTCATCGAGCTCTACGCGATCCTCGCGGTGGTCCTCGGCGGCACGTCCCTCATGGGAGGCAAGTTCACGATCGCCGGCACCGTCATCGGCGTGCTCACCATCCAGACCCTGGAGGCGACCATCCTGTTCCTCGGTGTGCCCTCGGCGCAGAGCCCGGTGTTCTTCGCGATCGTCGTCATCGTCGTCGTGCTCGTGCAGTCCCCGCGCCTGCACCGGTGGGCCCGCGGGGCGCTGCGCGCGGCGCGCGCCCGCAGCAGATCGACCGCCGGTGACCGGACGGGGGTGGCGTCATGA
- a CDS encoding ABC transporter permease subunit yields MTRSLEMTARRTTAPSRYATFMSRHASLMPTFAAVVILLVLLVGAQSRFPRFLSPGNLSALLLDNAYLVVLAVGLTFVILTGGIDLSVGSVMAFTGILGASMLSQGVPAAVAIPVMLVAGAAIGLLIGVLVQYFDVQPFIASLAGLFLARGLAFVVSLSSIRVEDPAVLWLQRTRFSLGGWYITPTGIIALLTVAIAFVVLLWTRFGRTVYAIGGNEQSARLMGLSVARTKIIVYVISGVCGGLAGLLLTAYSGAGYPRNGIGTELDAIAAVVIGGTLLTGGTGYVLGSLIGVLVYGTIKKLISFMGAEQAWTQIIIGALLLIFIVVQRVIVARSQRRR; encoded by the coding sequence ATGACCCGGAGCCTCGAGATGACGGCGCGCCGCACGACGGCCCCGTCGCGCTACGCCACCTTCATGAGCCGGCACGCGTCGCTCATGCCGACCTTCGCCGCCGTGGTGATCCTGCTCGTGCTGCTCGTCGGCGCGCAGTCCCGCTTCCCGCGTTTCCTCAGCCCGGGCAACCTCTCGGCGCTGCTCCTGGACAACGCCTACCTCGTCGTGCTCGCCGTGGGCCTGACCTTCGTGATCCTCACCGGCGGCATCGACCTGTCGGTCGGCTCGGTGATGGCCTTCACCGGCATCCTGGGGGCGAGCATGCTCTCGCAGGGGGTACCGGCGGCGGTCGCGATCCCCGTCATGCTGGTCGCCGGCGCCGCGATCGGCCTCTTGATCGGCGTCCTGGTGCAGTACTTCGACGTCCAGCCGTTCATCGCCTCCCTCGCAGGACTGTTCCTGGCGCGGGGCCTGGCGTTCGTGGTGAGCCTCTCGTCGATCCGCGTGGAGGACCCGGCGGTGCTGTGGCTGCAGCGCACGCGCTTCAGCCTCGGCGGCTGGTACATCACGCCGACCGGCATCATCGCGCTGCTCACGGTGGCCATCGCCTTCGTCGTGCTGCTGTGGACCCGCTTCGGACGCACCGTCTACGCGATCGGCGGCAACGAGCAGTCGGCGCGCCTGATGGGACTCAGCGTCGCCCGCACCAAGATCATCGTCTACGTGATCAGCGGGGTCTGCGGCGGCCTGGCCGGGCTGCTGCTGACCGCCTACTCCGGCGCCGGGTACCCCCGCAACGGCATCGGCACCGAGCTCGACGCGATCGCGGCGGTGGTCATCGGCGGCACCCTCCTCACCGGAGGCACCGGCTACGTGCTGGGATCGCTGATCGGCGTGCTGGTCTACGGCACGATCAAGAAGCTGATCTCGTTCATGGGCGCCGAGCAGGCCTGGACCCAGATCATCATCGGGGCGCTGCTGCTGATCTTCATCGTCGTGCAGCGGGTGATCGTCGCACGCTCGCAGCGACGAAGATAG